The following are encoded together in the Bacteroidota bacterium genome:
- a CDS encoding dipeptidase, with the protein MNAALAYAQDHADTFVDQLTDWLRIPSISTDPAYNAETRRAADWLAGDLKRIGMQKVEVMETGSPASPGHPIVYAEHHVSDSAPTVLVYGHYDVQPPDPLDLWHSPPFEPVVKDGDLVARGSADDKGQAFMHVKSVEAYLQSGTDLPVNLKMMIEGEEESGSVHLAPFIEQHQDLLAADVVLVSDTSLFAPGVPSIAYGLRGLAYVEVELTGPSKDLHSGVYGGGVENPVNALARMIADLHDGDHRVTVEGFYDNVRDLSAEEREAYKALPFDLEAWMAEAGVKATKSEAGYTALEGTSGRPTLDVNGIWGGYTGKGAKTVLPSKATAKISCRLVPDQDPDEITEKLRRHFEAHVPETMTLDFRDLHGGHGAIVDTSAPAMQAAAAALEGVFGQRPHFTREGGSIPVVADFKKILGLDTVLMGFGLDSDSIHSPNERFGLDRFHQGIEASIRFLDAYAKQEA; encoded by the coding sequence ATGAACGCCGCCCTCGCCTACGCCCAGGACCACGCCGACACGTTCGTCGACCAACTCACCGACTGGCTCCGCATCCCCTCGATCTCCACCGACCCCGCCTACAACGCCGAGACGCGCCGCGCCGCCGACTGGCTCGCCGGCGACCTCAAGCGCATCGGGATGCAGAAAGTCGAGGTGATGGAGACGGGCTCGCCGGCGAGCCCCGGGCACCCGATTGTCTACGCCGAGCACCACGTCTCGGACAGCGCGCCGACGGTCCTGGTCTACGGGCACTACGACGTGCAGCCGCCGGACCCGCTCGACCTGTGGCACTCGCCCCCGTTCGAGCCGGTCGTCAAAGACGGCGACCTCGTCGCGCGCGGCTCGGCCGACGACAAGGGGCAGGCGTTCATGCACGTCAAGTCGGTCGAGGCCTACCTCCAGAGCGGGACCGACCTGCCGGTGAACCTCAAGATGATGATCGAGGGCGAGGAGGAGAGCGGGTCGGTCCACCTCGCGCCGTTCATCGAGCAGCACCAGGACCTCCTCGCGGCCGACGTGGTGCTCGTCTCCGACACGTCGCTCTTCGCGCCCGGCGTGCCGTCGATCGCCTACGGCCTGCGCGGGCTGGCCTACGTCGAGGTCGAACTCACCGGCCCGAGCAAAGACCTCCACTCCGGCGTCTACGGCGGCGGCGTCGAGAACCCGGTCAACGCCCTTGCCCGCATGATCGCCGACCTCCACGACGGCGACCACCGCGTCACCGTCGAGGGGTTCTACGACAACGTCCGCGACCTGAGCGCCGAGGAGCGCGAGGCCTACAAGGCGCTGCCGTTCGACCTGGAGGCGTGGATGGCCGAGGCCGGCGTCAAGGCGACCAAGAGCGAGGCCGGCTACACCGCGCTCGAAGGCACCTCCGGCCGCCCGACGCTCGACGTGAACGGCATCTGGGGCGGCTACACCGGCAAAGGCGCGAAGACGGTCCTCCCGTCGAAGGCGACGGCCAAGATCTCGTGCCGCCTCGTCCCGGACCAGGACCCGGACGAGATCACGGAGAAGCTCCGCCGCCACTTCGAGGCCCACGTCCCGGAGACGATGACGCTCGACTTCCGCGACCTCCACGGCGGGCACGGCGCGATCGTCGACACCTCGGCCCCGGCGATGCAGGCCGCCGCGGCGGCGCTCGAGGGCGTCTTCGGGCAGCGGCCCCACTTCACGCGCGAGGGCGGGTCGATCCCCGTCGTCGCCGACTTCAAGAAGATCCTCGGCCTCGACACCGTGCTGATGGGCTTCGGCCTTGACTCCGACTCGATCCACAGCCCCAACGAGCGCTTCGGCCTCGACCGCTTCCACCAGGGCATCGAGGCTTCGATCCGCTTCCTCGACGCCTACGCGAAGCAGGAGGCATGA
- the menE gene encoding o-succinylbenzoate--CoA ligase: protein MTSAALPDPVWAAARTRPDAPAVITLEKALTYAELDRRIEETVQWLRDPGFRGFRDRFALYRPADADSIVFLLAAFRTGRVVCPISTRLPPAAVPDLLKQVGVQALVAAPDAAWDGLTVLDPADADRPLSRSAPKAPQRDAPWKLTDPATLVFTSGSTGTPKVALHTLGAHVASAEGSVAFFGLGPGDRWLLNLPLYHVGGLAVLVRCVLAGAAVVLPEARTSVEETVRAHGVTHLSLVATQLLRVLQGNDPEALAGTNAVLLGGSAVPPGLLAEAHALGLPVHASYGLTEMASTVTATPPGASLGALGTSGVVLPNREVQIADDGEILVRGATLFTGYVEAEATHRPARAGWFQTGDLGRWTEVDGQRMLQVVGRKDHLFISGGENVQPEEIEAALGQIEGVRRAVVVPAADAEFGQRPVAFVDAERWTPEAWRDGLAGTLARFKIPDAFHPWPDEAETGMKVNRTAMRERAARLQSLPSDHDR from the coding sequence ATGACCTCAGCCGCGCTCCCCGACCCGGTTTGGGCGGCCGCTCGGACGCGCCCCGACGCCCCAGCCGTCATCACACTGGAGAAGGCACTCACGTATGCGGAGCTAGACCGGCGCATCGAAGAGACCGTGCAATGGCTCCGCGACCCGGGCTTCCGCGGGTTTCGTGACCGGTTCGCGCTCTACCGTCCGGCCGACGCGGACTCGATCGTTTTCCTTCTCGCCGCCTTCCGCACCGGACGCGTCGTGTGCCCGATCAGCACGCGGCTGCCGCCTGCCGCCGTCCCGGACCTGCTCAAGCAGGTGGGCGTGCAGGCACTCGTCGCAGCGCCGGACGCCGCGTGGGACGGCCTCACCGTCCTCGATCCTGCTGACGCCGACCGTCCGCTGTCCCGGTCGGCACCGAAGGCGCCGCAGCGAGACGCGCCGTGGAAACTCACCGATCCGGCGACGCTCGTCTTCACCTCGGGGAGCACCGGCACGCCGAAGGTCGCGCTCCACACGCTCGGTGCCCACGTTGCGAGCGCGGAAGGGTCAGTGGCGTTCTTCGGCCTCGGGCCAGGCGACCGGTGGCTGCTAAACCTACCGCTCTACCACGTCGGCGGGCTCGCCGTGCTCGTGCGCTGCGTGCTCGCCGGGGCGGCGGTCGTGCTCCCGGAGGCTAGGACCTCCGTCGAGGAGACGGTGCGGGCCCACGGCGTTACCCACCTCTCGCTGGTCGCCACGCAACTGCTCCGCGTACTCCAGGGCAACGATCCGGAGGCACTCGCGGGTACGAACGCTGTCCTCCTCGGCGGCAGCGCGGTTCCGCCCGGCCTGCTCGCCGAAGCGCACGCGCTCGGTCTGCCGGTCCACGCGTCGTACGGCCTGACCGAGATGGCCTCGACTGTCACTGCCACGCCGCCCGGCGCGTCGCTCGGCGCGCTCGGCACGTCGGGCGTCGTGCTCCCAAACCGCGAGGTACAGATCGCTGACGACGGCGAGATTCTCGTGCGCGGCGCGACACTCTTCACGGGCTACGTCGAAGCCGAGGCAACGCACCGACCAGCGCGCGCGGGCTGGTTTCAGACGGGCGACCTCGGAAGGTGGACCGAGGTCGACGGGCAGCGGATGCTGCAGGTGGTCGGGCGGAAGGACCACCTGTTCATCTCGGGCGGCGAGAACGTGCAGCCCGAGGAGATCGAGGCGGCGCTCGGGCAGATCGAGGGGGTGCGGCGGGCCGTCGTCGTGCCGGCCGCCGACGCCGAGTTCGGGCAGCGGCCCGTCGCGTTCGTCGACGCCGAGCGGTGGACCCCTGAGGCGTGGCGCGACGGGCTCGCCGGCACCCTGGCCCGGTTCAAGATTCCCGACGCGTTCCACCCGTGGCCGGACGAGGCCGAGACAGGCATGAAGGTCAACAGAACAGCCATGCGCGAGCGGGCTGCGCGACTTCAGTCTCTGCCGAGCGACCACGACCGGTAG
- the menH gene encoding 2-succinyl-6-hydroxy-2,4-cyclohexadiene-1-carboxylate synthase, whose amino-acid sequence MTLPHSITGPAGAPVVLFLHGFMGNGRDWSAVVDRLAGDVRCLTVDLPGHGGAVGLTEAAYTFPETAAALAGTLDALGIGRCRVVGYSLGGRLALYFALRHPGRCTRLVLESASPGLRTPAERAERRRIDAWRAETLAGDFEGFLDRWSRMPIFRSLGDDARAAFVAARLGNDPAELARSLRGSGTGQQPSLWEALGDLTVPTLAVAGAADPKFADLAFAMSVAGPTVIPMLVSAGHTVHAEQPRLFAALVRDFLRDPVSDLHPVLA is encoded by the coding sequence ATGACGCTTCCTCACTCGATCACCGGTCCGGCCGGCGCGCCCGTCGTGCTCTTCCTGCACGGCTTCATGGGCAACGGCAGGGACTGGAGCGCGGTCGTGGACCGGCTCGCGGGCGACGTCCGCTGCCTTACGGTGGACCTGCCCGGGCACGGCGGGGCCGTCGGGCTGACGGAGGCGGCGTACACGTTCCCGGAGACGGCGGCGGCGCTCGCCGGCACGCTCGACGCGCTCGGCATCGGCCGGTGCCGCGTGGTGGGCTACTCGCTGGGCGGGCGGCTCGCGCTCTACTTCGCGCTGCGCCACCCCGGGCGCTGCACCCGCCTCGTGCTGGAGTCCGCCTCGCCGGGCCTGCGCACCCCGGCCGAGCGCGCCGAGCGGCGGCGGATCGACGCGTGGCGCGCCGAGACCCTGGCCGGCGACTTCGAGGGCTTCCTCGACCGGTGGTCCCGGATGCCGATCTTCCGGTCGCTCGGGGACGACGCGCGGGCGGCGTTCGTCGCCGCACGGCTCGGCAACGACCCGGCCGAACTGGCGCGCTCGCTTCGGGGCAGCGGGACCGGGCAGCAGCCCTCGCTGTGGGAGGCGCTCGGCGACCTCACGGTCCCCACCCTCGCCGTCGCCGGGGCCGCCGACCCCAAGTTCGCCGACCTCGCCTTTGCGATGTCCGTCGCTGGACCGACGGTCATTCCGATGCTAGTTTCCGCCGGCCACACGGTCCACGCCGAGCAGCCGCGCCTCTTCGCCGCCCTCGTCCGCGACTTCCTCCGCGACCCCGTCTCTGACCTTCACCCCGTCCTCGCTTAA
- the menC gene encoding o-succinylbenzoate synthase has protein sequence MRLSLRRYRLPLTAPLVLKSTEHAEREGVLIRLDDGEGHVGWGDVAPLPGFSPETLDDALADVRRATGLLAEHGPGPDWLDPEGRFHRALDALGLSPSARFGLDLAAFDLAAKRAGRTLAQAMHPDPEVTVPINALLVGEPDAVLSDAERLVAAGYGTLKLKVGRGALDREIALVRALSERYPSVALRLDANQAWVMDEAVRFAEGIADCPLDYIEEPLADPADLPVLWHDTGLPVALDESLAGTDPGDLQGKGWATAAVLKPTLLGGVARVLRFGAAARALGIRPVLSGMFESGVAVRGHVALAAATGGAPAGLDPYSRLAADVLRPRLALGRPTLDVPSFFRAEHTVEIGE, from the coding sequence ATGCGCCTTTCGCTCCGCCGCTACCGCCTGCCGCTGACAGCCCCGCTCGTGCTGAAGAGCACGGAGCACGCCGAGCGCGAGGGGGTACTCATTCGGCTAGACGATGGTGAGGGGCATGTCGGGTGGGGCGATGTCGCGCCGCTGCCGGGGTTCAGCCCCGAGACGCTGGACGATGCCCTCGCGGACGTACGCCGGGCGACGGGCCTGTTGGCCGAGCACGGGCCGGGACCGGACTGGCTCGATCCCGAGGGTAGGTTTCACCGCGCCCTCGACGCGCTCGGCCTCAGCCCGTCGGCGCGGTTCGGGCTCGACCTCGCGGCGTTCGACCTCGCGGCGAAGCGGGCCGGCCGGACGCTCGCCCAGGCGATGCACCCCGATCCCGAGGTGACGGTGCCCATCAACGCGCTTCTCGTCGGCGAGCCGGACGCGGTGCTGAGCGACGCCGAGCGGCTGGTCGCGGCGGGCTACGGAACGCTCAAGCTGAAAGTCGGGCGCGGCGCCCTGGACCGGGAGATCGCGCTCGTCCGGGCCCTCAGCGAGCGGTACCCCAGCGTTGCCCTCCGGCTCGACGCCAACCAGGCGTGGGTGATGGACGAAGCCGTCCGCTTCGCCGAGGGCATCGCAGACTGCCCGCTCGACTACATCGAGGAGCCCCTCGCCGACCCGGCCGACCTGCCGGTCCTGTGGCACGACACCGGCCTGCCCGTCGCGCTCGACGAATCGCTCGCGGGCACCGACCCGGGGGACCTCCAGGGCAAGGGCTGGGCGACGGCAGCGGTGCTCAAGCCGACGCTGCTCGGCGGCGTGGCACGCGTGCTCCGGTTCGGCGCGGCAGCGCGGGCGCTCGGCATCCGGCCCGTCCTGAGCGGCATGTTCGAGAGCGGCGTAGCGGTGCGGGGGCACGTCGCCCTCGCCGCGGCCACCGGCGGTGCGCCCGCCGGCCTAGACCCCTACAGCCGGCTCGCCGCCGACGTACTCCGGCCCCGCCTCGCGCTCGGCCGGCCGACCCTCGACGTGCCGTCGTTCTTCCGCGCGGAGCACACCGTGGAGATTGGCGAATGA
- the menB gene encoding 1,4-dihydroxy-2-naphthoyl-CoA synthase, translating into MSKPHHNTDRPTVSGPFTWDAADGYADVVYEKGSAGTDTAGIARITIDRPEVRNAFRPQTVTEMIRAIDDARDDPSVGVIVLTGAGDQAFCSGGDQRIRGEHGYKEAGSGTQRLNVLDFQTRIRKCPKPVIAAVNGWAVGGGHVLHVVCDLSIASDNARFMQTGPKVGSFDAGYGTAHLARIVGQKKAREIWFLCRPYSAQEALDMGLVNTVVPLEKLEHEYVQWSREILANSNIAIRMIKAAANADEDGGAGLQELAGHATMLFYMTQEGQEGRNAYLDRRAPEFDKDGYKP; encoded by the coding sequence ATGTCCAAACCGCACCACAACACCGACCGCCCGACCGTCTCCGGCCCCTTCACCTGGGACGCCGCCGACGGCTACGCCGATGTCGTCTACGAGAAAGGCAGCGCCGGGACCGACACCGCCGGCATCGCCCGGATCACGATCGACCGGCCCGAGGTCCGCAACGCGTTCCGCCCGCAGACCGTGACCGAGATGATCCGCGCCATCGACGACGCGCGCGACGACCCGTCGGTCGGCGTGATCGTGCTGACGGGGGCGGGCGACCAGGCGTTCTGCTCCGGCGGCGACCAGCGCATCCGCGGCGAGCACGGGTACAAGGAGGCTGGCAGCGGGACGCAGCGGCTCAACGTGCTCGACTTCCAGACGCGGATTCGGAAGTGCCCGAAGCCGGTCATCGCGGCCGTCAACGGCTGGGCCGTCGGCGGCGGGCACGTCCTCCACGTCGTCTGCGACCTCTCGATTGCGAGCGACAACGCCCGGTTTATGCAGACCGGCCCGAAGGTCGGGAGCTTCGACGCGGGCTACGGGACGGCCCACCTCGCGCGGATCGTCGGGCAGAAGAAGGCGCGCGAGATCTGGTTCCTCTGCCGCCCGTACAGCGCGCAGGAGGCGCTCGACATGGGCCTCGTCAACACGGTCGTTCCACTGGAGAAGCTGGAGCACGAATACGTGCAGTGGAGCCGGGAGATACTCGCCAACTCGAACATCGCCATCCGCATGATCAAGGCCGCCGCGAACGCTGACGAGGACGGCGGTGCGGGCCTGCAAGAGTTGGCCGGCCACGCGACGATGCTGTTCTACATGACCCAGGAAGGGCAAGAGGGCCGCAACGCCTACCTCGACCGGCGGGCACCCGAGTTCGACAAGGACGGGTACAAGCCGTGA
- a CDS encoding 1,4-dihydroxy-2-naphthoate polyprenyltransferase, whose amino-acid sequence MTTSPTPPPALSPVRTWLLAARPKTLPAAAAPVVVGTAMAVEAGAFHLAAAVCALLGALFIQIGTNYANDYHDFVQGADTADRKGPVRVTQAGLASPAATKRAALLAFVLAVAAGTYLMIRGGWPIVTIGVLSLVCGWLYTAGRYSLAYLGIADLFVLAFFGPVAVAGTYYVQAVGDAAALGLLPVVVAAGLGPGLLATAILLVNNIRDVDEDRAADKRTLIVRLGREVGVRLYALCVAAAALVPVALWLWTREHALSMLAATVLPLALPAVRQLREERDAVRLNPLLGATARLLLIWSVLFSVGWVLS is encoded by the coding sequence ATGACAACCTCTCCCACACCCCCACCCGCCCTCTCGCCCGTCCGCACATGGCTCCTCGCGGCGCGGCCGAAGACGCTGCCCGCCGCTGCGGCTCCGGTCGTCGTTGGGACGGCGATGGCGGTCGAGGCCGGGGCGTTCCACCTCGCCGCGGCGGTCTGCGCACTCCTCGGAGCGCTCTTCATTCAGATCGGCACCAACTACGCGAACGACTACCACGACTTCGTCCAGGGCGCGGACACGGCCGACCGGAAGGGGCCAGTGCGGGTGACGCAGGCCGGTCTCGCCTCGCCCGCCGCGACCAAGCGGGCGGCCCTCCTGGCGTTCGTACTCGCGGTCGCGGCCGGGACCTACCTGATGATCCGGGGCGGCTGGCCGATTGTCACGATTGGCGTGCTCTCGCTCGTCTGCGGCTGGCTCTACACGGCGGGGCGCTACTCGCTGGCCTACCTCGGGATCGCCGACCTCTTCGTGCTCGCGTTCTTCGGTCCGGTGGCCGTGGCGGGAACGTACTACGTCCAGGCCGTCGGCGATGCGGCGGCGCTCGGGCTGCTGCCGGTCGTGGTCGCGGCGGGCCTCGGGCCGGGGCTGTTGGCGACGGCGATCCTGCTCGTCAACAACATCCGCGACGTGGACGAGGACCGCGCAGCGGACAAGCGGACGCTCATCGTCCGCCTCGGTCGGGAGGTTGGGGTACGGCTCTACGCGCTGTGTGTCGCGGCGGCGGCGCTCGTGCCGGTGGCGCTGTGGCTCTGGACGCGGGAGCACGCGCTGTCGATGCTCGCGGCCACCGTGCTCCCGCTCGCTCTGCCTGCCGTTCGGCAGCTCCGCGAGGAGCGCGACGCGGTGCGGCTCAACCCGCTCCTCGGGGCGACCGCTCGCCTGCTGCTCATCTGGAGCGTGCTGTTCTCGGTGGGCTGGGTGCTGTCGTGA